From one Candidatus Thioglobus sp. NP1 genomic stretch:
- a CDS encoding ATP-dependent Clp protease adaptor ClpS — translation MSQANLKTVKQKLKIPNRFDVILLNDDYTSMEFVVDVLRRFFHKEFQAAEAIMLKIHIDGEASCGTYSYDVAQTKVSQVIEYSRKNDQPLMAVLRELGI, via the coding sequence ATGAGTCAGGCTAATTTAAAAACTGTTAAGCAAAAATTAAAAATACCAAATCGATTTGATGTTATCTTACTAAATGATGATTACACCTCAATGGAGTTTGTGGTCGATGTATTGAGGAGATTTTTTCATAAAGAGTTTCAAGCTGCTGAAGCAATTATGCTTAAAATACACATTGATGGAGAGGCCTCCTGTGGAACATATTCATATGATGTTGCTCAAACAAAAGTCTCACAAGTAATTGAGTATTCTAGAAAGAATGATCAGCCTTTGATGGCTGTTTTAAGAGAATTGGGAATATAA